A stretch of Pomacea canaliculata isolate SZHN2017 linkage group LG6, ASM307304v1, whole genome shotgun sequence DNA encodes these proteins:
- the LOC112565541 gene encoding uncharacterized protein C11orf65 homolog: MGLLSEAEAAITIQRAWRRHIDVQVYRYYRDLISFQSRGDPAVMLRCINPNEAKLLDSASGASVRFRLAGEKFPPNIYYKIFTQRPIQDLCANSPKNYTCASAKQLKAKELHNRLQPLPPADDRSQWYKRSENNGWRIVSDRLLRHIMYDPITWESSNKKYIFDNSGLRRKQEVEKIKKERKIEWMRKMYKEGMLHAKAEDSVTIHLIEGAAAGMIATVDSQGPEALEDWEVNELLDWTTSLNFDDYFRDWKSTATSAAATSKVEKTGNIGLGSLDPYERTMSTSPSRFPSTRQSNYTHASLNDSIHIKT; the protein is encoded by the exons atgggGTTGCTGTCTGAGGCAGAGGCAGCTATCACAATTCAGCGAGCATGGCGAAGACATATT GATGTCCAAGTCTACCGTTACTATCGGGATCTAATAAGCTTTCAAAGTAGGGGAGATCCTGCTGTGATGTTGCGGTGTATTAACCCTAACGAAGCCAAACTCCTTGACAGTGCATCTGGTGCCTCAGTCCGTTTCAGGCTGGCTGGA GAGAAGTTTCCCCCTAACATTTATTACAAGATCTTCACTCAAAGACCCATCCAAGATCTTTGTGCAAACAGTCCCAAAAATTACACTTGTGCTTCTGCTAAACAACTAAAAGCCAAGGAACTGCACAACAGATTACAGCCGTTGCCTCCAGCTGATG ATCGCAGCCAGTGGTACAAACGCTCAGAGAACAATGGATGGCGCATTGTTTCTGATCGCCTCCTTCGCCACATAATGTACGATCCCATTACATGGGAATCTTCAAACAAGAAATACATCTTTGACAACAGTGGG TTGAGACGCAAACAGGAGGtggaaaaaattaagaaagaaaggaagattgAATGGATGAGAAAAAT GTACAAAGAGGGAATGCTGCATGCCAAGGCTGAGGATAGCGTGACAATACACCTGATAGAGGGGGCAGCAGCTGGCATGATAGCCACAGTGGACAGTCAGGGTCCAGAGGCACTCGAGGACTGGGAGGTCAATGAATTGTTGGATTGGACCACATCTCTCAACTTTGATGA TTATTTCAGAGATTGGAAAAGTACGGCCACAAGTGCAGCAGCAACCAGTAAAGTTG AGAAAACTGGGAATATTGGCTTAGGCAGCTTGGATCCATATGAGAGGACAATGTCCACATCTCCATCAAGGTTTCCATCTACTCGCCAATCTAACTACACTCATGCATCTCTGAATGACTCTATACATATCAAGACCTAG